The genomic interval TATATTTGGACTTTTGTACACTTTCACTCTGTACTTGAATTATAACTACACATTTATTATTACCTGGATGGTGTCACTTATATAGGATCAACGACGACCCTCCCCGTATCGACAGAATGAATGTGCAGCGAACTTACTGGCGCACAAGCATGACAAAATTTCCAGAAATTAAATGCCCCTCCATACTTCATAAACACCTAGTGGCCAGTTCCGGGAACTGTAAAAGAAATCTCTTAATAGGTTAAACTACcaatttttcctaaaaaaaaaacgGGATGATACTAGCGAATCCTGACAGCATTTCCGAACGTTTCACTGATACTAATTTATATGTGCACAGAAAGCGATTCTGTTATCGCTATATAGTACCGAGTCTGTGTAGAGATCAATTTTCAAAGTAAAAGGAGAATGGATGAAATGACAAAATATAGGGGCTGGGGGACGAAATTATCAAAACGGAGACGAACTGACGAAATATATAGGGGCACGAAATGACTGACGAGTGACCTGTTACCAATCCATTTTATGCATTCATTGTCATTTACCATTCTTATTATTTTGTTGCTGTTTATTTTGCTGTTGTCGGGCCTTGacttttatcaataaacttgaaacatacAATTTCGGGACAGCTCGCTGTTTTCCGACTATACTCGTATATAATGCACCTTTAATTTACTTCCGTATATCTAGTTTCGTGATTAGGTTAACTGTTAAAATACACGACTAAACAATAGTCCCTCAGCAAACACTGGACTAATCTAAAATTTTCAGATTTCGTGCTAGTAACGTATCGTAATAGGCATTTAGGACTAAATTGTTTTGAAGTTATATATAATGTaatacttttgttttgaaaacgaaagttgtAAACGAGAAAAACATGGCGGAAAGAAGGAAGTTTACTGAAAGTGTGCTCGGTGCCTCTGATGAAATTTATGATTACAACTGTTCCCCTTGCGAAGAATCTGGAGTATATAAGGAAGCACATAAATACTGTGATAGTTGTAAATTGTATTATTGTAAGAAATGTCTCGGCGATCACAACAAGTTTCCGGCTTTAAGGGGTCACCTGATAAAAGATGTGACCTCTCAACCGAAACCTGCTGTTCCAACTGGAGCACCAGTCGTATCCGTACCAGCACCACCAGCTGAGCCGTGTGACAACCATCCTGAAGAAATGATAAAGATGTATTGTGGTGAACATGATGTTGTCTGCTGTACTGTGTGTATAGCACTCGATCACAGGTATTAGCTTCTATTTATATAGAAGGCCTAAATATTACATACGATTTTACTATTTTTCCTTATAATTCATTGGCCCAAATATACATTGCTATCTTTCTTGTATGAAATTCTGTTGCAAATCCAATATTAGATTTGGACAAATACCTGATGTTgtaggctcgatttgattgagcctgtttatggacagtaatggaaatgcatgcttccGTCTTTTTAATTGAAAAAGTGCCTAACACTGTATCTAGATTTCCGGTGTAGACTGATGTTGATTATTATACTTTTACTTTTTAGTATTGATTTTCTAAAATAGATGTATTTTCGGTTTGTTTCGGAAACAAAGGGACATTTTATGCTAATACTCTTACAGTTGTTTATACACTGTATTACGAAGTAGGTCAGTCCAGACTTCGGAGGCCGGCTTGAATAAGACATTTCTTTTGACAAGCAGGTACATGGTCCATTACACATTatgtaatttgtttcttttagaGAAGGCAAAGGCGTTCACTACATTCTAAACTCGGCTAAAAATATCCGAAAAAAGCAAGAATACATCGACTACGTGGAAGAGGTGAAAAGAATCAAAACCGTATACGAAGACACTAAACAGTCCATCCAAGATGAAATGAAGAAAATGAGTAAAGTAAAAACTGAAATTACAAATGAAATCAAAGAGTATAAAAGAGAATTAGTTTCAAGAGTAGAAGAGCTTGAGAGAAAATCGCTTGAGAATGTGAAAGAAAGGTATAAGCAAATTACAGAAAGATTGAATGCAACTGCAAGTCATGTAGATGAACTATTAGACAAAGTAGGTTGCCTTTTGCGAGAGATGGATGTGACGAGTGAGGTACAGTTGTTTGTCAGTATGAAAAAAATGAGTCTAACGAAAGACGGAAAAGCTGAGATTGATGAAGGTATTGAAAATTTCGAAGGACTTAGTTTTTCACTAGACAGAAATATTAGAAATGCTCTTGACAACGCCGACGGACTTGCTACCATCAACtttcctttcaaaatactttcaaaGAAAGAGTATGATGCTGGTTTCAATAATGAAAAATGCGCTGTGCATGGTATTATTATCTTGGATGATGGCACATTGGTTATGAGCTGTTTAAACGGACTTAAACGATTCAGCAGTTCATTTCGTAAACTACAGGACATTTCAGTCTCCGGTGAGTTGTGGGGTATATGTAAAACGTCGCGATTAAACGAATTAGCGGTCGCAATACGAGATAAGCAAGCAATACAGTTTGTCCGGTACACTGCAGAAACCATGTCACTGACAAAATCGTTCGCTGTAGGCGTTTCATGCAAAGGTATTTGTTGTAACGGTGATTGTCTTTTTGTCAGTTGTGGCGGAGGCAACGATGACAAAGTCCCAGGTCATATAAGACAATATGGTATGGCAGGTAACCTAATCACTATTGTAGAAACTGACGCAAACGGCCAACTTCTTTTCACATCTCCCCGAATTATGGCTTTTGATTCAAGCAGAAAAAGAATTCAGGTAGTGGACAAATACAATGGAATAATTGTAATTGATGAAAATGGTAAGATTACAAGCCAAAAATACAGTTCATTTCTGAAAAGTGGTTTCGGCTTGTCACTTACAAGGAAATCCGGTTTTATAGTGTCTGGCTGGGAGTCATTCAATGTACAGCAGTATGATGAGCACTATAGATACATAGGTACCGTT from Mercenaria mercenaria strain notata chromosome 2, MADL_Memer_1, whole genome shotgun sequence carries:
- the LOC123562176 gene encoding E3 ubiquitin-protein ligase TRIM33-like, which codes for MAERRKFTESVLGASDEIYDYNCSPCEESGVYKEAHKYCDSCKLYYCKKCLGDHNKFPALRGHLIKDVTSQPKPAVPTGAPVVSVPAPPAEPCDNHPEEMIKMYCGEHDVVCCTVCIALDHRECKDVHYILKLAKDIRTSQ